From the genome of Deltaproteobacteria bacterium:
ACGGTCAGCGCCAGCAAGGCGCATAATTTCTTCATGATCCGGCCGGGCACGGACTACGGCTTCAATTTGGCCGTGATCAACACGCTGATTTCCGAAAATCTGTACGACAAGGCGTTCGTGGATCAGTTCGTGGACGGGTTCGAGGAGCTTAAGGCCTTTGTCCAGCCGTACACGGCCGAATGGGCCGCCGGGGAATGCGGCGTGTCGGCCGAATCCATCCGTGATCTGGCCCGGCAGCTGGCCGAGGCCGCGCCCAGCGTGCTTTGGCATCCGGGCTGGATGGTGGCCCGCTACAATACGTCCTTTCTGATATCGCGCACGGCCTATATCATCAATAGCCTGCTTGGTTCTATCGGCGCCAAGGGCGGTCTGCCCTTTGTCAACACGCCCGGCGATGTTGGCCGCAAGGGCCTGCGGAAACTGGTCGATCTTTTTCCCAAGCCCGAGGAAAAGCGGGCCGACGGCGTGGGCTGGAAATATCCGCAGTTCGACGCCGGCCCAGGTCTGGTCAATCTGGCCTACGACGCCATCGTCACCGGCGAGCCGTATCCCATCAAGGCCTATCTCTGTTTCCGGCATGATCCGCTCATGGCCATGCCCGATCCCGAGGCGCTGAAAAAGAAATGGGCCGGGCTCGACCTTTTGGTCAGCATCACCTTTTCCTGGTCGGACACGGCCTGGAACGCCGACGTGGTTCTGCCTCTGTCCACCTATCTTTCCCGCGAGAGCATCATTGCCAGCAAGGGCGGGCTCAAGCCGCAGTTTTTCGTGCGCAAGCGCGCCCAGGAGCCGACCTTTGACTCCAAGGCAGAGTGGGAGATCATCTGTGGCCTGGCCAGGCGTTTGGGCCTGGACCCGTTGTCCTTCGACAGCATCGAGGACATTTGGGCTTACCAGCTGCAGGACACGGGCGTGGCCATCGAGGATTTTGACGCCAAGGGATTTGTCGAACTGGCCGACGCGCCCCTGTACCGCCCCTTGGGCGAGGTCAAGCTGCCCACGCCCTCGGGCAAGATCGAGATGGTCAGCGGGAAATGGGCCAAGGCCGGACAGCCGTCCCTGCCGCCCTACGTGTCTCCCGCGCTTCCGCCCCAGGGCATGTTCCGCATCACGACGGGTCGCTGTGGCATCCACACCCAAGGCCACACCGTCAACAATCCGCTTCTGGCGGAGCAGATGCCCGAGAACGTGGCCTGGCTGCACACCAGCCGGGCGGCTGAATTGGGTATCGCCGACGGCGATCTGGTCGAGGTCTTTTCCGTCACCGGGGGGACTGGCCGGTTGCGGGCCTTTGTGACGGACTGCATCCATCCCGAGGCCCTGTTCATGCTGCACGGGTTCGGACACCGGCTGCCGGTGGAATCCCGCGCGTTCGGCAAGGGCGCGGCCGATCACGAGCTGATGCCCGGCGGTCTGGAGCAATGGGACCGGGGCGGCGGCTGCCTGTCCATGCAGGAACATTTTGTCGGCGTGCGCAAAATCTAGGGAGACGGACATGAGTAACTATAGAATGAAGCTGGACAAGGCGCGCTGCATCCACTGCAAGGCCTGCGAGGTGCACTGCAAGGTCAAGAACGACAATCCCGTGGGCATCAAGTACGCCGTGCACACCTCTGGCGCGCCGGAGCTTAAAAACGGCCTGATCGTCATGAAGGCCGCGTTCCGGAGCTGCTACCACTGCGAAGATCCGGCCTGCGTCGCGGCGTGCCCGACCGGAGCCATGATCCGGCGCGAGTCCGACGGTCTGGTCTACGTGGACAAGGACGCCTGTATCGGTTGCGAGGCCTGTGTCACGGCCTGTCCCTGGAATATCCCGGTTCTGCACGCCGAGGCCAATGTCATCGGCAAATGCGATTTCTGCATGGACCGCATCGACGCCGGTCTGCAGCCGGCCTGTGTCACGGCCTGCACGACCCACGCCCTGACCTTTGAACGGAAAAAATAGTCCGCGATTATCCCCTATCGCGAAACGCCCGTCGGTCCTTGAAGCCGGTGGGCGTTTTTTCGTGGAATGATACAAACTCCCGGCGCGGGCACCATGTCCGGGCGTCGAAGCGTGTCCGATGTTGTGAAAATCAACAAAAAGTCGTTGAAAATTTTTCAACCCGGCACGGTCGTCTTATGGACAAAAATAGGCCCGGAACGGCCCATGCGACCACCTGCCGTGGTGGCGGGTGATTGACCTGAACATTCATTTCCGGCCTCCGGTGGGTCGGAAAGCTCCGACGGAGGATTTTATGGACAGGACGCAACGTAACGATCAGGCCCGTGTGTTTCGTTTTTTTTCAACGGTTTTTCGGGACGAGCCCGCGTTGCCCGTGGTCACGGCGACAGTGTCTCCCGCCTTCGTGGATGCCGTGCGGGACGTGGAATCGCTCGTGCCCTCGATGCGTGGCGCGGCGGCGCGCCTTGCCGCCCTGGCCGCGTCGCCGGGCGACGTGCATGCCGAACTCCGCCACGAATACGCGGATCTTTTTTTGAATGCCGGCGCGAATCCCGTGTTTCCGTACGAATCCGTGCATCGCTCGGGAATTCCCGTGGTCCAGCAGGAGCCCGTCTTTGAACTGCGTCGCGTGCTCCGTTCCGTCAACCTGTCCGTGGACCCGGAATTTCGCGATCTGGATGACCATGTCGCCGTGGAATTCGAGTTGTGCGCCGCCTTGCTGGAGCAGGATCGTCTTGACACGTACGAGACGTTTTTTCGCGACACCATAAGGGCCTGGGTGCCCTTGTTCGGCGAACAGCTGGCGAGCTGCGCCGGACATCCGTGGTACCTGGCCATGGCCGCCTTGTGCCTGGCCTTTGTCCGGGAGGACGTGGACCCGGCGTGCTGGGGATGTCTGGCGCGGGGTCTGGACCGGGCCGCGTTTCCTTTCGCGGCCGATCTCGTGCAATCGGGCGCGACGCCGGAAGGTCCGGAAGTGGAAATCCCAACGCATTGTTACACCTGTGGGGCGTTATGCGGGATGAAGGCCAAGGTCCGGGACGGCATCATGGTCGGCGCGGCCGGACTGCCCGGTGATCCCAAGGGCGCCGGCCGTCTTTGCCCCAAGGGCGGTGCCAGCGCCAAGCATGTCAACAGCGCCTATCGGCTCAAGGCGCCGCTCATCCGTGAAAACGGGCGTTTTCGCAAGGCGGGCTGGGACGAGGCCCTGGATCTGGTGGCGAGCAAGATCTCGGCCGTGCCCGAAGGCAAGTTGGCCTATTTTCGCGGCAATGATTTCGCCAATTTCGTGCACGAGGCCTTTTTCGAGCACCTGGGCTGCCCCAAGGGGACGCATCGGACCATGTGCGACAACGCCAACCGCATGGCCACCGAGCACAGCCTCAACGACAAACGTCCCTGGATCAACTACGACGATTCGGACTACATCATTTTTTTCGGGAACAACGAACTGGCCACGTCCTATGGTCAGCGCAAGACCGCCGCGCTCAAGAAGGCCCTGGACCGGGGGGCCAAGCTCGTGGTTTTTGATCCGCGCAAATCCGACACCGCGGCCAAGGCCACGGAATGGGTTTCGTTGATTCCGGGCACGGACGGCGCGGCGGCCATGGCCATGGCGCACGTGATCATTTCCGAGGAATTGTACGACAAGGAGTTCGTGCGCGATTGGACCACGGGCTTCGAGGCCTTCAGTGCCCGGGTGTTGGGCGGGGAAGATGGCGTGGCGCGCACGCCGGAATGGGCCGAGCCCATCTGCGGCGTTCCCGCCGCGACCCTGGCGCGCATTGCCCGGGAATTCGCGACGGCCAAGGCCAAGGGCGTCATGTCCTGGACCGGTCTGGCCCAGACTCCCAACGGTCATTGGGCCACGGCCGCCATTCAGGCCCTGAACGGATTGTGCGGCACCTTTGACGCGCCTGGCGGGCCGAGCCTGCCTTTCAAGCGCAAGCTGGGTTCGGCGTGGCGCGACGGCCAGACAAAACCCGAGAAGAAGAACGCGCCCAAGGTCGATGCGTTCCAGCTGTGGTCTGGCTGGTCCCCGGCCAAGTTCGAGGAGCAGGTGGACGCGGGAAAGATCCGCGCCCTGGTTTCGTATTGGGCCGATCCTGTTTTGACCTGGGGCAACAGCGCCTCCGTGGCCCGAGGCCTGGAAAAGTTGGATTTTTGTGTCACCATCGACGCCTTCATGTGTAACACGGCCCTGCTGAGCGACGTGGTCCTGCCCGACGCGACCTGGCTGGAACAGTCCCAGATCAAGCCGGATTGGCTGTACGAGGCGTTTTTGAGCTATTTCGCCGAGGTCGTGCCGCCCATGTATGATTCCCGCCCCATGTGGCGCATCGTCCAGGGACTGGCCGAGCGCCTGGGGGTCGCGGATGCCGTGCCGTGGGAGAGCATGGCCGGGGCCGAGGCCAATCAGATGCGTGATCTGCCCTGGAGCTACGACGAATTGCGGGAAAAGGGATTTCTTCTCACGGACCCGGCTGCCTATTACAAGTATCGGGACTGGGGCGGGATCAATCCTCCCGCCGGATACGGTTCTTCCGGCAAGAGCGTGACCGGAAAATATAACTTCCTCAACCCGGTCAGTCAGGAAAAAGGCGTGGACCCCTTGCCCGACCACAAGCCCATCGACGCGGCCCTGACTCCGGACGCGGAATATCCCTTTATCTTTGGCAATATCCGCGTCCTGCAGCACGAGCACTGCTCGACGTTCAACAATTACCAATTGATGAAGCTCAGAAAGACCAACACCCTCCTGATCAACGCCGCCGACGCGGCCCGGCTTGGCATCGCCGACAAGGCGTGGGTGCGCGTGGTGTCGCCCTGGGGTAGTGCCCGGATCATGGCCGAGGTCACGGAACATATTCGGCCGGGAGTGCTGGCCGCGCCGGGTGGATACGGGCATGTGCGCGGTCTGGAAGGCGATCCCAAATACGCGGATTTTGGTGGCGTGAACGTGCCAGGGGCCGTGATGCCACCCAATGTCACGGAGCCCACGGGCGGGACGCCGATTTTGAAATATATCAAGGCCAGGGTGGAGCCCGCGGCCTAGACGCGCGGTTCTGGCCACATGGTCCACCGCCCGGGGTGGGTTTTCCACCAAGGCGGTGATGGGCGCGATGTGGCCGGAATAATCGAAGCCCCACCCGAACTCTTGGAACGCAAACAGGCCCGTCAGTCGTCAGGACTGACGGGCCTGTTTGTCGTGGCGCCATCTTTCCGCCCCGTGCCCCTGGCTGGTTGGCGGGGCAAATTTCGCAATTCGCGGCCTTTTCCGGGCAATTTTCTGCAAGGGCGTGATGATTTTTTCGCAGTAGCCATCCCTGGTGCGCAAGAACTCTTGACCCTGGAACCTTTCTACGAGATTTCAGGGCGCGCGATTTCGAGCGTGCGCGCTTTTGTGATTCCGCTGCAAGGAAAGTCAGATGGAGATATTATGTATTTGAAATCTTTTGACTATTTTAGAGCCGTGACAATCGTTCTCATTGTTGCCGGGCATTGCTACGGTATATCTGGATGGAAAGTCACGACGTTTTCAGACAGGGTATTGGCGAATATCATTTCCGGAGGAACGTCACTTTTTGTTTTTATTTCAGGATTTTTATTTCATCATGTTTTTTATAAACGCTATAGTTATTTTAAATTTATCAAGGGAAAAATAAAAAATGTCTATTCGCCGTATATTTGTGTGTCTATAATTCCTATAGCTTACTCAATATACACGAAAAATCCATATCCTGAATTTTATTTCGGATCAACGGATACACTTTTTGATCAGGTTTTACGACCGACATTTTTGTATTTTTGGTATGGTGGCGTTCTGGTATATTGGTACATTCCGTTTATCATGACGATGTTCTTGATATCTCCGCTTTTTATGCGGTTTATCAGGCTCCGAACAAACCTCGGGACACTCATTGTCGCGGTCCTTTCGTTGGTCGCTGTCTTTGTCCATCGTCCGATAAACAATTTGTCCATCCTCCAGTCTGTCGTGTATTTTTTGCCCGTGTATCTGTTCGGCATTTTGTGCTCCATGGAGCGGGATTGGATTTATGCCCGGCTTCAGGGCAAGAACCTTGTATTGCTGGCCGGTGTCCTCTTTCTGGCCATGTTGCAGGCCGTGCTCATGGACACCTGTGGAAACCTTCAGAAAAATCCGTTCGACTATAACGGGGTGGATGTTTCCTTTCTGCAAAAAATAGTGCTGTGCGTGCTGCTCATGAACTTTTTGCACAG
Proteins encoded in this window:
- a CDS encoding acyltransferase — its product is MVHRPGWVFHQGGDGRDVAGIIEAPPELLERKQARQSSGLTGLFVVAPSFRPVPLAGWRGKFRNSRPFPGNFLQGRDDFFAVAIPGAQELLTLEPFYEISGRAISSVRAFVIPLQGKSDGDIMYLKSFDYFRAVTIVLIVAGHCYGISGWKVTTFSDRVLANIISGGTSLFVFISGFLFHHVFYKRYSYFKFIKGKIKNVYSPYICVSIIPIAYSIYTKNPYPEFYFGSTDTLFDQVLRPTFLYFWYGGVLVYWYIPFIMTMFLISPLFMRFIRLRTNLGTLIVAVLSLVAVFVHRPINNLSILQSVVYFLPVYLFGILCSMERDWIYARLQGKNLVLLAGVLFLAMLQAVLMDTCGNLQKNPFDYNGVDVSFLQKIVLCVLLMNFLHRYEDRECRVLERVASASFAIYFLHGWVVFFIWKAREHFGGPAGFFLLPLFTALVTWISYAVAAVIKKGCPEKSRLFIGW
- a CDS encoding 4Fe-4S dicluster domain-containing protein; this translates as MSNYRMKLDKARCIHCKACEVHCKVKNDNPVGIKYAVHTSGAPELKNGLIVMKAAFRSCYHCEDPACVAACPTGAMIRRESDGLVYVDKDACIGCEACVTACPWNIPVLHAEANVIGKCDFCMDRIDAGLQPACVTACTTHALTFERKK
- a CDS encoding thiosulfate reductase — translated: TVSASKAHNFFMIRPGTDYGFNLAVINTLISENLYDKAFVDQFVDGFEELKAFVQPYTAEWAAGECGVSAESIRDLARQLAEAAPSVLWHPGWMVARYNTSFLISRTAYIINSLLGSIGAKGGLPFVNTPGDVGRKGLRKLVDLFPKPEEKRADGVGWKYPQFDAGPGLVNLAYDAIVTGEPYPIKAYLCFRHDPLMAMPDPEALKKKWAGLDLLVSITFSWSDTAWNADVVLPLSTYLSRESIIASKGGLKPQFFVRKRAQEPTFDSKAEWEIICGLARRLGLDPLSFDSIEDIWAYQLQDTGVAIEDFDAKGFVELADAPLYRPLGEVKLPTPSGKIEMVSGKWAKAGQPSLPPYVSPALPPQGMFRITTGRCGIHTQGHTVNNPLLAEQMPENVAWLHTSRAAELGIADGDLVEVFSVTGGTGRLRAFVTDCIHPEALFMLHGFGHRLPVESRAFGKGAADHELMPGGLEQWDRGGGCLSMQEHFVGVRKI
- a CDS encoding molybdopterin oxidoreductase, whose product is MDRTQRNDQARVFRFFSTVFRDEPALPVVTATVSPAFVDAVRDVESLVPSMRGAAARLAALAASPGDVHAELRHEYADLFLNAGANPVFPYESVHRSGIPVVQQEPVFELRRVLRSVNLSVDPEFRDLDDHVAVEFELCAALLEQDRLDTYETFFRDTIRAWVPLFGEQLASCAGHPWYLAMAALCLAFVREDVDPACWGCLARGLDRAAFPFAADLVQSGATPEGPEVEIPTHCYTCGALCGMKAKVRDGIMVGAAGLPGDPKGAGRLCPKGGASAKHVNSAYRLKAPLIRENGRFRKAGWDEALDLVASKISAVPEGKLAYFRGNDFANFVHEAFFEHLGCPKGTHRTMCDNANRMATEHSLNDKRPWINYDDSDYIIFFGNNELATSYGQRKTAALKKALDRGAKLVVFDPRKSDTAAKATEWVSLIPGTDGAAAMAMAHVIISEELYDKEFVRDWTTGFEAFSARVLGGEDGVARTPEWAEPICGVPAATLARIAREFATAKAKGVMSWTGLAQTPNGHWATAAIQALNGLCGTFDAPGGPSLPFKRKLGSAWRDGQTKPEKKNAPKVDAFQLWSGWSPAKFEEQVDAGKIRALVSYWADPVLTWGNSASVARGLEKLDFCVTIDAFMCNTALLSDVVLPDATWLEQSQIKPDWLYEAFLSYFAEVVPPMYDSRPMWRIVQGLAERLGVADAVPWESMAGAEANQMRDLPWSYDELREKGFLLTDPAAYYKYRDWGGINPPAGYGSSGKSVTGKYNFLNPVSQEKGVDPLPDHKPIDAALTPDAEYPFIFGNIRVLQHEHCSTFNNYQLMKLRKTNTLLINAADAARLGIADKAWVRVVSPWGSARIMAEVTEHIRPGVLAAPGGYGHVRGLEGDPKYADFGGVNVPGAVMPPNVTEPTGGTPILKYIKARVEPAA